In Rhodococcus pseudokoreensis, the DNA window GCCACGTCGGCGGGGACGTCGTCGCCGACGGGAACGACGGACCGCCGGTTGACGACGGCGTGCGTCGCGAATCCGGACACCCCGAGGTGGTGATGCACGGGGTCGTCGCCGCGGTGCAGTCGCGCTCCCCCGTCGAGCAGGGTTCCGGCGTTGTTGGCGCTGGTTCCGGGCACGCACGGCATGCGGCCGTCCGTGGCGCAGCCCTCACACTCCCCGCAGCGCGGAAGGAACGTCATGACCACGCGCTGCCCGACCCTGACGTCGTCGACTCCGGCGCCGAGTTGCGTGATCCGTCCCGCTGCCTCGTGCCCGAGGAGCATCGGGACCGGGCGCACCCGGTTGCCGTCGACGACGGACAGATCGGAGTGGCACAGACCCGCGGCCTCGATCCGGACGAGGATCTCGCCTGCACCGGGTTCGTCGAGGTCGAGCTCGGAGATCGAGATCGGCGCCGACTCGGCGAACGGGCGCGTTCTCCCGATCTCCTCGAGTACCGCTCCACGGATCTTCATCTCGGGCTGCTCCTGTCGGTGGTCGGCGAATCCTCGTTACCGGACGATGCCGCGCACCGAGGCCGGCAGGTCACGCTTGCGACGATACGGTCCGACGACGGCGGCGCCGAACGGGCGCTGCAGCAGGACCCTCGCGACGTCGCGCACCTCGTCGGTGGTGACCGCGTCGATCTTGCTCAGGGTTTCAGTGATACTGCGGTGATTGCCGTAGTTGAGCTCGCTGCGACCGATGCGGTGCATCCGTGAACCCGAATCCTCCAACCCCAGAACCAGTCCGCCCCGCAGCGAACCCTTGGCGCGGGCGCATTCGGCGTCGGTGATGCCCTCGGCGGCCACGTTCGAGAGCACCTCGCGGATCACCGTGGTGACCTCGCCGAGGTTCTCTGGCTGACACCCGGCGTAGATCGAGAACGCACCCGTGTCGGAGAACGTGTCGATGCCCGAGTACACGGAATATGCCAGGCCGCGGATCTCCCGCACTTCCTGGAACAGCCGGGAACTGAGCCCGCCGCCGACAGCGGCGTTGAGTACCGACAGTGCCCAGCGGTGGGACTCGTGCCGCCCGAACGCGCGCACCCCGAGCGAGAGGTGGACCTGTTCGCTGTCCCGGTTGGTCAGGCTGAGTGCCGGTTCGGTCCGCAGGCGCAGGGTGCCGGCGCGGCGGGGAGCCGGTTCGGACGCCGATTCGAGGTGCCCGGCGAACGCGCGCCGCACCAGTTCGACCGTGTGGTCGTGCTCCACGTTGCCGGCGACGGCGACCACCATGCGCGGCGGCGTGTAGCGCCGCACGTGGAACGAGTGGAGTTGGGTGCGGGTCATCGATTCGATGGATTCGACGCTGCCGATCACCGGCCTGCCCACCGGATGGTCGCCGTACAGGGCGGTCAGGAACGCGTCGCCGAGGAGGTCTTCCGGGTCGTCGTCGCGCATCGAGATCTCTTCGAGGACCACCTGGCGTTCCACGTCCACGTCGGACGACCGGCAGCGACCGCGCAGGACGACGTCACTGACGAGGTCGATGGCGAGCGGCAGGTCGTCGTCGAGCACGTGCGCGTAGAAGCAGGTGTGCTCCTTGGACGTGAAGGCGTTGAGTTCGCCGCCGACACCGTCCATCACCTGCGCGATGTCGAGAGCACTGCGAGACGGCGTGGCCTTGAACAGCAGGTGCTCGAGGAAGTGCGCCGCACCGGCGACGGTGGGCTGCTCGTCGCGTGATCCGACACCCACCCAGACGCCCACGGACGCGGATCGGACACCGGGAACGTATTCGGTGACCACCCGGAGCCCGCCGGGGAGCACGGTGCGCCGGACGCCTGCATCCGGCTCGTGCAGGGTCGGTGCTTGGGTGAGTGCGGCAGTGCGGCTGCGATCGATCTTGGCCATGTAGTGGTTCAGCGGTCCTCGAAAGCTGGGCGTCGTCGAACGGCAAACTTTACACGCGGCGCCAGACAGCGCTTCACCAGCCTCGACGACGGGGTGGCGAACCGGTGAACTCGCCGACCACCACCGCGCAACCCATAGCCGGGGCGCGGCTTTCAGCGTCGGGTGTGTCGATGCCGGGTGGTGCCGGACCGCAGGTCGGTCGCCGCCAGCACCGCAATCCGCTCGGTGCGCTGGCCGGGCCGGATCAGCTCCCGCGACTCCAGCATCCTCGTGCGGGACGCGAGCGCGGGACCGAACGGCACGTCCTCCGACGCGACCACGTCCACCCGCAGTCCCCGCTCTTCCAGCATCGCCCGCGTCTTGTCCACCCCGTTGAGCGTCGACTGGACGAGGAGCAGGGTGCCGCCGGGAGCAAGGAGGTCCGGGGTTTCGCTGCAGATCCGGTCGAGTACGGCGCGCCCGTCGACGCCGGCGTCCCAGGCTCGCGCGAGTACCCGGCCCGGCCTTCCGTCGTCGGTCGCGGGCGCGTAGGGCGGGTTGGCCACCACCACGTCGAATCGAAGCGTCCGGACGGCGTCCACCAGGTCGCCCCGCACCACACGGATGGTCCGGCGGTTCAGTTTGGCGTTGAGCCACGTACTGATCGCGGCGCGGCGCGACACGTCGACCGCGGTCACCCAGCCGGCCCCCGCCGCGCACGCCTCGACACTCAACGCCCCTGTGCCACAGCAGAGATCGAGCACACGGGTGCCCGGACCGAGATCTCGGGCGGCCAGCGCCTCGGCGAGCAGCCACGTGTCGCGCTGGGGGCGATACACCCCGGGTAGACGAACGAGCATGATCGGCTCCCTCCCTCGCCGTTCCCTACAAGCGTGGCCAGTACCGCGAGTTACACGCAACTCGACACGGCCCAATTCACCCGTTGTTCACGTCCACCCCCTCCGCGCTGTCGGCCGGGGCCGAAAACGGGTACTCCTCCCCCGTGCCGCATTCCTTCTCAGCTGATTCCGACGCCCCGGTGGACACGATGTGGGCGCTCGTCGCACGGCCGTCGCGCTGGCCCGAGTGGGCTCCGCACGTGCGCGGCGCGTGGGGTCTCGGATTCCCCGAAATCGAAGCCGGCAGATGCGGCGCGGCACGACTGCTCTGGATCGTGCCGGTTCCCGCATCCATCTCCGCCAAGACACCGGGCCGCTCCTGGACGTGGCGGGTGGGACCGATGACGCTCGATCACCTCGTCGAGCCCCGCGGCACCGGTTCGCGGATCACGATGACGATGTCCGCGCCGGGGCCGCTCGATGCGGTGCTCGGCGTCACCTACGGCCCGGTCGTGCGGACTCTCGTCCGCCGACTCGCCCGCGTCGCCGGCGAACGCTAGGCCGGTCGTCGCAGGTACAGATCTCGCAGCAGCGCCACTTCGGCACCGTGGTGGATGACCTCGCGATTGATGTGCAACACCAGCGCCGCCATCGGGTAGTCCGCGAACGGTCCCTCGCTGGGCCCGCACGGCTGGGCGAGACCGCTGGTCCCCAGGCCCCGTACGCCTTCACACCAGGCGTCGTACTGCTCGTCGAGCTGAGTGAGCGCCTGCGCAGCGGTGCCGGCGTAGTCGAACGTCTCATAGTCCATGGCCGGCCCGCCGAAGTGATTGCCGATCCGCATGCCGAAGACGCCGACGACGATGTGCCCGAGCCGCCAGGCGATGGTCGTGATCGGGGGCGGGTCCGGCGTGGGAAAGGCGAAATCGATGGTGAACTCGCCGCTGCCGGCCTGAACGGGAGCCTGCGAGCGGCCTCTCGGCCGCACACTCCAGCAGTCCGGGGCGGGCTCCCAGAAGTACTCGTCGTCGGTCAGCCCCGCCAGCCGTGGGCGCAACTGATGCTCCCAGTGCCAATCGAGCTGATCGGCGAGTTCGTGCGGCCAGTCCATTCGATTCTCCTCTCTCCCGGTCGCCGGAATGATCTACTACTGCACACCGTCCCGGATCCGAACACCCGGATGGTTGGCCCGCAGATTTCTCGCAGCCAGCGTGACCGTCCGTTCGATCCGCCGCTTCCTCGTGTCCGGCGTCTTGGCTGACGCTATCCACTGCAGGATCAACCGTGTCGAAGACGGCGGAAACTTCTCGAAGTTCGCGTGTGCAACCTCGTTTCGCGTGAACGCTGCCCGCAGATCGCCGGGGACCACCGAGTTGTCGCCGTTCGCCGCGTTCTCCCAGGTCCCCTTGGACTTGGCCAGATCGATGGCCGCCTGACCGGCCTCGGTCATCAGTCCCTGCTCGATCATGCTCGCCGCGCGCTGCCGGTTGACCCGGCTCCAGGAACTGCGCGCGGTGCGGGGCGTGAAGCGCAGGCGCGAACTGTCGGCGTCGTGTGTGCGGTGCAGGCCGTCGATCCATCCGAAGCACAGCGCCTGTTCGATCGCCTCGTGATAGCGGATGCTCGGCCTCCCGCTGTCCTTGTGGGGGATGACCAGCCAGACCTCCTTCTCGGACCGGCAATTCTCCGAGAGCCATGCACGCCACTGTGCGGCCGTGCGAGCGACGACGGTGTCCACGTCACACCCCCGCCTTCGACGCGAGAATGTCCAGGTAGTGCTGATTGAACATCACGCCGAGTATGTTCCCGAACGGGTCGGTCACGGACGCGGTGACGAATCCCGGCCCGCGCTCGACCGGCTTCCCGTGCAGGGTGGCACCCAGGGACAGCAGCCGCTCGACACTCGCCTCCACATCGTCGACGTGCCAGTAGGTCATCGTGTTCTCGGCGTCACGCGAACGGTCCGGTCCGGCAAATCGGCTGTCGATGATGCCGAGTTCGTGCTGGTAGTCGCCGATCCGAAACTCGATGTAGGCGGGCGCCCCCGCCACCGAGCGCACGAAATACGGCTCGACTCCGAGCAGTTCGGTGTACCAGGCCCGGGCGGCCGTCAGGTCGTCGGCGTAGAAGCTGACGGTGGTGAGTCCTCGCAACATGGGTGGATCCTTTCCTCGGTCGGTGACAAGATCCATCCTCCGACTCAAAGTGCTCACCTATTGAGCACTTTCCGAGGGAAACTGTGAGCATGCGCGCTGACCGACTCGTCGCCACCCTCCTGCTGATGCAATCCCGGGGTCGGGTGACCGCCGCCGAAGTCGCCGAGGAACTCGAGGTGTCCGTCGCCACGGCGCGCCGAGACCTGGAGGCGTTGTCCGCAGCGGGGATCCCGGTCTACCCGCAGTCCGGGCGCGGTGGCGGGTGGTCGCTCCTCGGCGGCGCTCGCACCGACCTCAGCGGGCTGTCCGCCACCGAGGCGCAGGCACTGACCCTGCTGGTCGGACCGGCCGCCGCCGTCTCGGGAGAGGCCAAGGCGGCGCTGCGCAAACTCGTGCGGGCGCTGCCACAGACCTTCCGGGCCGACGCCGAGGCCGCCGCCACTGCCACCATGATCGACCCCACCCGGTGGGGCGAGCATGACCGCCGCAGACCCGAGATGGTCGACCTGCTGCAGGCCGCCGTCATCCGGCGCCGGAAAGTCCGTCTGACCTACACCACCAGCGCCGGGCAGCGGTCCGACAGACTCGTCGACCCGTGGGGTCTCGTCGACAAGGACGACGTCTGGTACCTGCTCGCCGGCACCGAACGGGGTCAGCGAACCTTCCGGGTCGACCGGATCGTCGACGCCGAATCGACGGAGCAACCCGCCGAGCGCCCCGACGACTTCACGCTCGCCGCGGCGTGGGACGAAGTGGTCGGCGAGGTGGAGCAGCGGCGTTCCACGACGTGGGCGACGGTGCTCATCGACGCCAGGTTCGTGCCGATTCTTCGTGACCACTTCGGGCGGCACTGCCACCCCGACGGTGAGGGTGACGACGGTCGCGCCCGGGTGCGCCTCGCCGCACCGACCCCGTTGGACATCGCCCGAAACCTCGCCGGCTGGGGCTCGATGGTCGAAGTCCTCGAACCGCGGGCGGTCCGCGCCGAACTCGCCCGAATCGGCACAGAACTCGCCCACCGGTACGCCGGCGAGGACGATCAGTCGGCCAGGTAACGCTCCACGGTCTCGACCTTCGCTCGCAGCTGACCGCTGCGCGCCGGCCGGATATCCGCCTTCAGCACCAGGCTGACCCGCGGAAACTGTTCCAGCAGAACGTCTGTCGCGCGCTTCACGACTGCCATTACCTCGTCCCACTCACCCTCGACGGTGGTGAACATCGACGTGGTCTCGTTGGGCAGCCCGGATTCGCGGACCACCCGCACGGCCGCGGCGACGGCAGCACCGACACTGTCGGAGTCCCCGCCCATCGGGCTGACGCTGAATGCCACCAGCATGTGCTCTCCTTCTGTGGGAATCGATAGCCACCATCGAATCACCTCGTCCGGGTCTCCGCTGCACCCATCGGGTACTCCGCCTGCAGAGCTACGCGGACGTTCCACAGACATACGTCGGGCGGCGCCCCTGATCAAGGGGACGCCGCCCGCGAGCACGAACATCTGGTTACCAAGCTGCATGGTTGCGCGGGGTCAAATGTGGCCTCGGCGTCGGGCATCCCCCCGCCTGACGCAAGCCCACCGCGCTGAGCCCAGTTAGTGGGCCGTGCTTTTGCGTGGGTGCCTACAACTCGTGCTGGGCGCCACGACCGAGAGGTGGAATCTTCTCTTCCGGTCCGACCTTGGTCTGTCGTGGATCCGTACCTCAGGTCTACCCCGCATACCCGGATAAGGCAACGGACGTGAGCCCCCGCGCGCAAGCCGATGCTTCCTAGGCCGTTCGGGGCAGGGACCCTGTGGGCGCGCCCGCGTGTGCCTGCCGCCGCAGCGCCTCGAGATTCTGCCGCATCTGCGGCCGCATGTCCCGGTGCTGCGGCTGGAGGCGTGCGTAGAGCGAGAGCAGCGGGCGGTACGGCAGTACGTCGATCCGATACGAATGCGTCACCCGGGTCCCGTCACCGTCCGCCCTGAAGGTGTATGACCAGGTGGTCGAGTCGTGGTACAGCGGGTTGCGCCGATCCGACACGGTGTGGAATTCGAATTTCCTGCCCGGATCGGACGCGGCCACTTCGCAGACCCGGGACCATCGCATGTGATGTGCGCGATTGCGTCCCCGGAATCGGGCGCCCACGGTCCCCGGCGACCGTCCCGGTAGCCAGCCGCAACTGCGGCACTCGGGGCTGCGTTCGTTGATGCGGGTGACGTCGGCGACCACGTCGTACAGCTGCCGTGCCGGGACGTCGATCCACACCTCCACCGAGCCCTCGGTGCGGGGTGACTGGTGGATCCGGGGGCTCACGTCGAGGTCGGTGCCCCATCGAGCGGCACACGCCCGCCGATATGGTCGCTTGAACACATGGAGCAACATGAACCGGGTAGCGGGACCGACTTTGTGAACGGTGACGTCGTAGTCTTCCCAATCGACACCGTCGACAATCCAGTGAGCTTCGATCCCCAGCTCCCGCTTGGTCTTCGAGGCGATGAACACCTGCTCTTCGACGTCGTCCCACCGACGACGGGTCAGGGTTCGGGCGACGACCGGCATCATCTCGTCCTCCTCACGCTGCAGATGCGGCAGCAGAACCTGTTCGAGAGCGGCGAGAGCATGCGAAAGTCCGTCTCGGGCAGTCGGATGCACACGGTATTCGGTTGCCGCAGCGGTGACCCGCTCCATCTCGGGGCGGATCCGCGCATGGTCGGCGTCCATCGCGTCGAGCAGTGCCCCGGCGTCCGGGTTCAGCTCACGGACCAGCGGCCACAGCCCACGGTCCTCACCGCTGTGGTGCAGGTGCAGGAAATGCATCATCCACACGAGATGATCTGCGAGAGCGACCCGTTGGGTCTGCGCGGGCGGCGGTGCTGTGCGCAATACCTGCGCAGAGCGAGCGATATCACGGCGCAGTGCGTTGTGGACGATGCGCATGATGCGAGTGTCGACAGGTTGCAGAGTGTCGGTTGTCATGACTTACTCCAGACAATGGCGCCGGTGTGTCACACCGGGCGGTCGAGGATTTCTTCGATGCGGTCGATCAGCCATGACTCGTAGCGGAGGCGACTCCAACCGCATTCGTCCACAAGCAGGGCGTAGACCTGGTCGTGGGCCTGGACCCACAGTTCGTCGACCTGACCTGGATCGGCGTGACGACCCACGATCAGGTCTGCGACGTCGGCGACCGCGCGCCTGCGCTGCCCCTCCAGGTCGGCGGCCACCGCTGCGAGCGTGGTATCGGTCGTCGCACCCTGGCGGATTGCCACGGCCAGGCGGTGGGTGCGCTCGTTGATCGTGGCGATCAGGCGCGCACCCGACTCGATGCGGTCACCGGTCGTGCGCCCCGTTCCGATCGCCGTGTAGACGGGCCGGTCGGCCAACGGCACCTGAGCGTCATCGCCGACGATGGCGACCTCCAGTGCCGCTTTCAACAAGTCGGCCTTGGATCCGAATGTCGCGTAGACGGTTTCGACGGAAACCTCCGCGGCCCGCGCGATATCCCGCACTCCGGTGCCGGCCCAGCCGCGCTCGGCGAACAACCGGGTGGCGGCCTCGAGCACGACCGCCCGCGTCTGCGCTGCCTGCATGCGACGCAGTGGTGAGCGGTACCGGCGGGTCCCGGATCCGCCCGGCACCGCCGAGTCGGGCTCGACCGTCGCCATACCTAATCCTAGAACGCACAAGTTTTCAATACAACCGTGTTCAGGTGATTTCAGCGGGCGTGCTGACTCCCGCCGACTTCCAATACAGCTCCTTCGTCGACGGATCCGGAGAGTCGCACCTGACACCGAACAATCTCATGGCCGGCCAGTCCTCGATCGAATTACCTACTTTTCAACGGTTTCACTGCTACCGACCCGGCGGAACGATTCGACGCGGATGCCTGCAGCCTTCCGTCGAGGATCGCGTCAGAGCGGAGAGCATGGAAAGTTCTACGCTCACAGCGGTATCAGCCGTTTCGCCGACAGGGTAGGCACGGTCGGTCAGCAGTGAGAAGGCATCGACGGTGACGCATCCCCGCCCGGCCGACCGGTTGACTTGCCCGACTTGTCCTATCCGGGACTTTCGGCCTCGCGCGGTTGTCCACGCGTCCTGTACAACTGAATGAGGGATGCCAGATTGTGACATGAACCACACCTGACCGTTATCTTACGACTCGATTACCTAGAGCTGAACACTAGGTTCCCGGGACCCCCGCGGTGGCAGTGCGGGTGTGCGAGCGGGGCCGGAAGGGACACCTCACATGCTGCTGCCGATGTCGCCGACCGATTCGCTGTTCCTCCTCGGCGAGTCGCGGGAACATCCGATGCACGTCGGCGGGCTGGCAGTATTCACGCCACCGGACGGCGCCGACGCGGCCGACATGGGGGCGATGTTCGAGACGGCTGCAACCTCCGACGAGGTGGCACCGCTCTTCCGCAAGCAGGCCCGACGATCGGTGACCACCCTGGGACAGTGGGGTTGGGACACCGCGACCGACGTCGACGTCGACTACCACGTGCACCGCAACGCCCTCCCTCAACCGGGTGGCATGCCCGAACTGATGACACTGGTGGCCCGGCTGCACGGCACCGCGCTCGACCGCACCCGCCCACTGTGGGAGATACACCTGATCGAAGGCCTCGCCGACGGCCGCTACGCCGTGTACACCAAGATCCACCACGCCCTCGCCGACGGCGCATCGGCGATGAACCTGTTGCGCCGCAGCATGAGCGAGGACCCCACCCGCACGGGCATGCCCGCCCCCTGGCAACCCGCCGCACCCGCGACGGCGACCGACACCGCCCTGCCAGAACATGCGTCAACGATGCCGCCGAATCCGCGTGGCCTACCGGGTCAGGTCCTGCGCGGAATCCGCGCCGCGTCGAGCGAGGTCGTCGGCCTGGCACCGGCTCTCGCCGGCACCGTCGAACGCGCCCTACGCGCCGAGGGCGGCCCGTTATCCATGCAGGCACCGCACACGATGTTCAACGTCGAGATCGGGGGCGCCCGCCAATTCGCCGCCCGCACCTGGCCACTCGAACGGATACGGCTGCTCGCCAAGCACGCCGACGCCACCGTCAACGACATCATCCTGGCGATGTCCGCAGGAGCACTGCGCGGCTACCTGCACGACCTCGGTGCGCTGCCGGCCGATCCGCTGATCGCGATGGTCCCGGTGTCCCTGCGCCCCAACACCTCCGGCATCGATGTGGAATCCGCGAACGGGAACCGGATCGGGGTCCTGATGTGCAACCTCGCCACCCACCTACCCGACCCCGCCCACCGCCTCGACACCGTGCGCACCTGCATGCGCGAAGGCAAACACGCCCTCCGCACGATGAGCCCCGCCCAAGTGCTGGCGATGAGCGCCGTCGGCGCCGCCCCACTCGGTATCGAAATGATCCTCGGCCGGCGAGGACCACAGCGGCCGCCGTTCAACCTGGTGATCTCCAACGTCGCCGGACCCGGCACCCCGCTGTACTGGAACGGCGCCCGCCTCGACTCCCTCTACCCCCTGTCGATCCCGGTCACCGGACAAGCCCTGAACATCACGTGCACCAGCAGCGACGACCAGCTCGTGTTCGGGTTGACCGGCTGCCGACGCACCATCCCGAACCTGCACCACATGCTCGACCACCTCGACACCGAACTCGGCACCCTCGAACACGTCGTCGGTCTGTAACACCACCGACGCCACAACACCGGCGTCCGCCCAGTAGAAGGAATTCCATGAAAATCCACAAGTCACTGCTCATACTGCTACTCGGCGGCACCGCCGCCCTCCGCACGATCCTCCGCCGCCCCACCCCGCGCCGCCGCGGACACGGCGTCCCCTTCCACGCCAACGGCTGACACCATCGATGACGCCACGCAGGTGGGTGGTCGCATGAGTCGATCCAGATCTCAGTGCACACTCGGCCCGGTCAGCGCAGCAAGTCTGAAGCCAACAGCCCCGTCCGAAGTGCTTCATACTCGCCGTCGTCGAGAGCAAGTAGAGGGGACCTCACGGTTCTGTTCTGCAGGACAGCGAGCAACTGCAGCGCCCCTTTGACCGTCGTCGCACCGTAATTGGGGACACCCATTACCGCACGCAGAGCCGGCTGCAGGCGGGCATTGATCTCCCGCGCGGTTTCGACGTCCCCCGAGAAGAAGGCCTCGATCATGGCGCGGATCTCGTCGCCCGCCACGTGGCCGAGAACAGAGACGACCCCGCATGCCCCGTACGCGAGGAAACCCAGGGTGAGGCTGTCGTCTCCCGAGTAGACCGCGTAGCCCAATTCGCGCAGCATGATCGCTTGTGTGGGGTCGCCGGCCGCATCCTTCACCGCGACCACGGACGGCCAGTCCGCCATCGCCTCGAATGTCGAGGGCGCCAGCTTGGTGCCGGCCCGGCTGGGAATGTCGTAGAGCATGACGGGGGCATCGACGGCATCCACTACGTAGCGAAAGTGTTGCAGTATCCCGCCTTGACTCGGCCTGTTGTAGTACGGCGTTACCAGCAGGAGCCCGTCGGCACCCTGCATGACGGCCTGGCGCGCCAATTCCAGCGTATGGCGGGTGTCGTTTGTGCCCACCCCGGCAATGATCTTGGCGCGGTTGCCTACCGCGTCCTTGACCACTCGCAGTATCCGACCATCCTCGGCGGTGGTGGTCGTGGCAGCCTCACCGGTTGTCCCGGACACGACCAGTCCGTCGTGTCCGTGGTCGACCAAGTGCAGAGCGATTCGAGCAGTCGCCTCCTCGTCGATCTCGCCGTCCACGGTGAACGCCGTAGCCATAGCAGTAAGCACGCGCCCGAACGGAGCGACAGGCGCTGACGGAAGTGTCATTGCCCCAGTGTATGCGCCATCAAACGGCGACAGCGTCGACCGAACCGGCTATTCACTGACTGCAACCCATCAGGGTCGCGCGGCGGACGACGGCCGCCCCGGTCGTAGCCGTGACGACCGGTGAGCTGCTCGCGGCCGCCGTCGCGAATCACCACCCTCTCGGACCGGCGGACGAGTTCTCGATCATGCGGTGCGGCAGCATGATCGGGGCACCAGGCTGTTCTGGAGTGGTTCTGGCACAGGATGTCAGGCCTGGAGACGTGGTGGCATCGGTCAGTCGCGACGGCAACGATCTGGTGGGCTCGGCCGCTGCCGTCTCCGTCGCCCACGGCCGCATGCACGAGCTCACAACCGAACAGTCCCGGTGACTACCCACGGCAGCACCTCATCGCGCGTAATACTGGGGTACCCGACCTTCCGAGGAGACGCGACATGAGCCTGTACGCAGTAGTGGACCCGGCCACCGGGAAGACGGTGCGCGAATACCCGACCGCCACCGATGAGGAGATGCAGGCGGCGTTGTCCGCGGCGGACAAGGCACACCGTGAGTGGTCGCGGCGCTCGACGATTTCCGAGCGCGCTGGACTGCTCACGCGAGTCGCCGAGTTACACACCGAACGCCGCGACGAACTGGCCAAGATCATCCAGCGGGAGATGGGCAAGCCACTCGATCAGTCGCTGGGGGAAGTGGACTTCAGCGCCGCGATCTACCAGTACTACGCCGACAACGCCGAGAAGTTCCTCGCCGACGAGCCCATCGACCTGGTCGAGGGCACCGGTTCCGCGCTGATCCGGCGGCGCTCGATCGGTGTGCTGATCGGCATCATGCCGTGGAACTACCCCTACTACCAGGTGGCCCGGTTCGCGGGTCCGAATCTGGCGCTGGGCAACACGATCGTGCTCAAACACGCACCGCAGTGTCCCGAATCGGCGGCGGCGCTGCACCAGATCTTCAGCGACGCCGGATATCCGGAGGGCGCCTACGTCAACGTCTACGCGACCAACGAGCAGATCGCCGACGCGATCGCCGACCCGCGGGTCCAGGGCGTGTCGCTGACCGGGTCCGAGCGTGCGGGTGCGGCGGTCGCCGAGATCGCCGGACGCAATCTCAAGAAGGTGGTGCTGGAACTCGGCGGTTCCGATCCGTTCATCGTGCTCAGTTC includes these proteins:
- a CDS encoding WS/DGAT/MGAT family O-acyltransferase produces the protein MLLPMSPTDSLFLLGESREHPMHVGGLAVFTPPDGADAADMGAMFETAATSDEVAPLFRKQARRSVTTLGQWGWDTATDVDVDYHVHRNALPQPGGMPELMTLVARLHGTALDRTRPLWEIHLIEGLADGRYAVYTKIHHALADGASAMNLLRRSMSEDPTRTGMPAPWQPAAPATATDTALPEHASTMPPNPRGLPGQVLRGIRAASSEVVGLAPALAGTVERALRAEGGPLSMQAPHTMFNVEIGGARQFAARTWPLERIRLLAKHADATVNDIILAMSAGALRGYLHDLGALPADPLIAMVPVSLRPNTSGIDVESANGNRIGVLMCNLATHLPDPAHRLDTVRTCMREGKHALRTMSPAQVLAMSAVGAAPLGIEMILGRRGPQRPPFNLVISNVAGPGTPLYWNGARLDSLYPLSIPVTGQALNITCTSSDDQLVFGLTGCRRTIPNLHHMLDHLDTELGTLEHVVGL
- the dapA gene encoding 4-hydroxy-tetrahydrodipicolinate synthase, with amino-acid sequence MTLPSAPVAPFGRVLTAMATAFTVDGEIDEEATARIALHLVDHGHDGLVVSGTTGEAATTTTAEDGRILRVVKDAVGNRAKIIAGVGTNDTRHTLELARQAVMQGADGLLLVTPYYNRPSQGGILQHFRYVVDAVDAPVMLYDIPSRAGTKLAPSTFEAMADWPSVVAVKDAAGDPTQAIMLRELGYAVYSGDDSLTLGFLAYGACGVVSVLGHVAGDEIRAMIEAFFSGDVETAREINARLQPALRAVMGVPNYGATTVKGALQLLAVLQNRTVRSPLLALDDGEYEALRTGLLASDLLR
- a CDS encoding NAD-dependent succinate-semialdehyde dehydrogenase, whose amino-acid sequence is MSLYAVVDPATGKTVREYPTATDEEMQAALSAADKAHREWSRRSTISERAGLLTRVAELHTERRDELAKIIQREMGKPLDQSLGEVDFSAAIYQYYADNAEKFLADEPIDLVEGTGSALIRRRSIGVLIGIMPWNYPYYQVARFAGPNLALGNTIVLKHAPQCPESAAALHQIFSDAGYPEGAYVNVYATNEQIADAIADPRVQGVSLTGSERAGAAVAEIAGRNLKKVVLELGGSDPFIVLSSDDLDATVKAAVEGRFENTGQACNAAKRFIIAEDLYDDFVGKFTAEVLASADGLAPLSSVAAADRLAEQVKQAIAEGATLESEGERQGAFFPPAVLTNVSPDSRTYREELFGPVATVYKAGSEAEAVELANDTPFGLGSYVFTTDPAQADRVADSLDAGMVFVNAVGAEGVELPFGGVKRSGFGRELGKYGIDEFVNKKLIRIS